Proteins encoded by one window of Methylosinus sp. PW1:
- a CDS encoding DUF2059 domain-containing protein produces MRKSLAVAALLANLLCSATAVRADASLEDVRVARQVIDALHLSDQMAVILPQLVDAVGRGLTAHYPQHAKEISEIMPRLKVKASARIDEFMSLMATALAPKLSSTELRELRSFATGPRDVAARNDFARSPAGIKFFSLREEFTREMRERGEQWGAKIGREVDEEFKAELKSRGVRL; encoded by the coding sequence ATGCGAAAATCCCTGGCTGTGGCGGCCCTTTTGGCCAATCTCCTCTGCAGCGCAACCGCGGTTCGCGCGGATGCGTCGCTGGAGGACGTCCGCGTCGCGCGGCAAGTCATCGACGCGCTCCATTTGAGCGACCAGATGGCGGTGATTTTGCCGCAGCTCGTCGACGCCGTGGGGCGCGGGCTCACCGCACATTATCCGCAGCACGCCAAAGAGATTTCCGAGATCATGCCGCGGCTGAAAGTCAAAGCGTCGGCGCGGATCGACGAATTCATGAGCCTCATGGCCACGGCGCTGGCCCCGAAGCTGTCGTCGACGGAGCTGCGCGAGCTGCGAAGCTTCGCCACCGGTCCGCGCGACGTCGCAGCGCGCAATGATTTCGCGCGCTCGCCGGCTGGAATCAAATTCTTCTCCCTGCGCGAGGAGTTCACGCGCGAAATGCGGGAGCGGGGAGAGCAATGGGGCGCGAAAATCGGCCGTGAGGTCGATGAGGAATTCAAGGCCGAGCTGAAGAGCCGGGGCGTCCGTTTATAG
- a CDS encoding YciI family protein gives MPLFAALCLDKPNHVELRLATREAHLAFLAAHAAQVKLGGPFLDAAEKPVGSLLIVEAADAAAAQALLAEDPYAKAGLFASVEVKPWKRVVGAEL, from the coding sequence TTGCCGCTCTTCGCCGCCCTCTGCCTGGACAAGCCGAACCATGTCGAGCTTCGGCTCGCGACCCGCGAGGCGCATCTCGCCTTTCTCGCCGCCCATGCCGCGCAGGTGAAGCTCGGCGGGCCGTTTCTCGATGCGGCCGAGAAGCCCGTCGGCTCGCTGCTGATCGTCGAGGCGGCGGATGCGGCGGCGGCGCAGGCTCTGCTCGCAGAGGACCCTTACGCGAAGGCGGGGCTGTTCGCGAGCGTCGAGGTCAAGCCTTGGAAGCGCGTGGTTGGGGCCGAGCTCTGA
- the mdh gene encoding malate dehydrogenase, producing MARKKIALIGAGHIGGTLAHLIGLKELGDVVLFDIASGVPQGKALDLSQSAPVEGFDARIAGADDYSAIAGADVVIVTAGVPRQPGMSRDDLLTINLGVVSKVGAGIKAYAPNAFVICITNPLDVMVWALQKASGLPTNKVVGMAGVLDSARFRFFLAEELNVSVEDVSAFVLGGHGDDMVPSVRYSTVAGVPLPDLVAMGWTTQAKIDAIVDRTRKGGGEIVGLLKTGSAYYAPASAAIAMAESYLKDKRRVLPCAAYLDGQYGVSGLYVGVPVVIGANGVERVVEIALDAAEQQMFDKSVGSVKTLIAASKALDPAFA from the coding sequence ATGGCGCGCAAGAAAATCGCCCTGATCGGCGCCGGCCATATCGGCGGGACGCTGGCCCATCTCATCGGCCTCAAGGAGCTCGGCGACGTCGTATTGTTCGACATCGCGAGCGGCGTGCCTCAGGGCAAGGCGCTCGACCTCTCCCAATCCGCGCCGGTCGAGGGATTCGACGCGCGCATCGCTGGCGCGGACGATTATTCCGCCATCGCCGGCGCCGATGTCGTCATCGTGACGGCGGGCGTGCCGCGCCAGCCGGGCATGAGCCGCGACGATCTGCTCACCATCAATCTCGGCGTCGTCTCCAAGGTCGGCGCCGGCATCAAGGCCTATGCGCCGAACGCTTTCGTCATCTGCATCACCAATCCGCTCGACGTCATGGTCTGGGCGCTGCAGAAGGCGAGCGGCCTGCCGACCAATAAGGTCGTCGGCATGGCGGGCGTGCTCGATTCGGCCCGCTTCCGATTCTTTCTGGCCGAGGAGCTGAACGTCTCGGTGGAGGATGTGAGCGCCTTCGTGCTCGGCGGCCATGGCGACGACATGGTTCCCTCCGTGCGCTACTCGACCGTCGCCGGCGTTCCCCTGCCCGATCTCGTCGCCATGGGCTGGACCACTCAGGCGAAGATCGACGCCATCGTCGACCGCACGCGCAAGGGCGGCGGCGAGATCGTCGGCCTGCTGAAGACCGGCTCCGCCTATTACGCGCCGGCCTCCGCGGCCATCGCCATGGCGGAGAGCTATCTGAAGGACAAGCGCCGCGTGCTGCCCTGCGCCGCCTATCTCGACGGGCAATATGGCGTCAGCGGGCTCTATGTCGGCGTGCCGGTGGTGATCGGCGCCAATGGCGTGGAGCGCGTCGTCGAGATCGCGCTCGACGCCGCCGAGCAGCAGATGTTCGACAAATCCGTCGGCTCGGTGAAGACGCTGATCGCCGCCAGCAAGGCGCTCGACCCCGCCTTCGCCTGA
- the tsf gene encoding translation elongation factor Ts: MAQITAALVKELRESTGAGMMDCKAALNETNGEIEAAVDWLRKKGLSKAAKKSGRVAAEGLVAAIVEDGVGVVVEVNSETDFVARNDDFQKLVNNIARVALETGATSAEELAGKPYPGGGVVSEAITTGIATIGENLTLRRVAPLKVEGAVNRYVHTQIADGLGKIAVIVALESKGDKEVLSTLARQIAMHVASANPLALDASGLDPATVEREKALLAEKNAGKPANVLEKIIDSGLKTYYKEVLLLDQVSNHPDHGGKTITQTLKEHEGKAGAPITIKGFARYALGEGIEKETSDFAAEVAAAAKG; this comes from the coding sequence ATGGCCCAGATCACCGCCGCTCTCGTCAAGGAACTGCGCGAGAGCACGGGCGCCGGCATGATGGATTGCAAGGCCGCCCTCAACGAGACCAATGGCGAAATCGAGGCGGCCGTCGACTGGCTGCGCAAGAAGGGCCTCTCCAAGGCCGCCAAAAAGTCCGGCCGTGTGGCCGCCGAGGGCCTCGTCGCCGCGATCGTCGAGGATGGCGTCGGCGTCGTCGTCGAGGTGAATTCCGAGACCGACTTCGTCGCCCGCAACGACGACTTCCAGAAGCTCGTCAACAATATCGCCCGCGTCGCTCTGGAGACTGGCGCGACCAGCGCCGAGGAGCTCGCCGGCAAGCCCTATCCGGGCGGCGGCGTCGTCTCGGAGGCGATCACCACCGGCATCGCCACCATCGGCGAGAATCTGACGCTGCGCCGCGTCGCGCCGCTGAAGGTGGAGGGCGCGGTCAATCGCTACGTCCACACGCAGATCGCCGATGGCCTCGGCAAGATCGCGGTGATCGTGGCGCTCGAGTCCAAGGGCGACAAGGAAGTCCTGTCGACGCTCGCGCGTCAGATCGCCATGCATGTCGCCTCGGCCAATCCGCTGGCGCTCGACGCCTCCGGCCTCGATCCGGCGACGGTGGAGCGCGAGAAGGCGCTGCTCGCCGAGAAGAACGCCGGCAAGCCGGCCAATGTGCTGGAGAAGATCATCGATTCGGGCCTCAAGACCTATTACAAGGAGGTTTTGCTGCTCGATCAGGTCTCGAACCACCCGGATCACGGCGGCAAGACCATCACCCAGACGCTCAAGGAGCATGAGGGCAAGGCCGGCGCGCCGATCACGATCAAGGGCTTCGCCCGCTATGCGCTCGGCGAGGGCATCGAGAAAGAGACCAGCGATTTCGCCGCGGAAGTGGCTGCGGCCGCCAAAGGCTGA
- the sucC gene encoding ADP-forming succinate--CoA ligase subunit beta: MNIHEYQAKAILREFGAPVAEGAPALAAGEARQAASGLPGPVYVVKAQIHAGGRGKGKFKEASAGEKGGVRLARSLDEVETFAKEMLGSTLVTVQTGEAGKQVNRLYIEDGADIDKEFYLSLLIDRATSRVSFVVSTEGGTDIEAVAHATPEKIVTFSVDPATGVLPHHGRRVADALGLAGPLVKEAVSLTERLFSAFVAKDMELLEINPLIVTKDGKLRCLDAKISFDDNALYRHPDVVALRDKTEEDEKEIEASKYELAYIALDGTIGCMVNGAGLAMATMDIIKLYGENPANFLDVGGGATKEKVTAAFKIITADPKVKGILVNIFGGIMRCDVIAEGVIAAVKEVGLAVPLVVRLEGTNVDLGKEIISSSGLDVIPADDLDDAAQKIVAAVRGRS; encoded by the coding sequence ATGAACATCCACGAATATCAGGCCAAGGCCATCCTGCGTGAGTTCGGCGCCCCGGTCGCCGAAGGCGCTCCGGCGCTCGCCGCCGGCGAGGCGCGCCAGGCCGCGAGCGGCCTGCCCGGCCCCGTCTATGTCGTCAAGGCGCAGATCCACGCCGGCGGCCGCGGCAAGGGCAAGTTCAAGGAGGCTTCGGCCGGCGAGAAGGGCGGCGTGCGCCTCGCCCGCTCGCTCGACGAGGTCGAGACCTTCGCCAAGGAGATGCTGGGCTCCACGCTGGTCACGGTGCAGACGGGCGAGGCCGGCAAGCAGGTCAACCGCCTCTATATCGAGGACGGCGCCGATATCGACAAAGAATTCTATCTCTCCCTGCTGATCGACCGCGCCACCTCGCGCGTCTCCTTCGTCGTCTCCACCGAGGGCGGCACGGATATCGAGGCCGTCGCCCATGCGACGCCCGAGAAGATCGTGACCTTCTCCGTCGATCCGGCGACCGGCGTTCTGCCGCATCACGGCCGCCGCGTCGCCGACGCGCTCGGCCTCGCCGGTCCGCTGGTGAAGGAGGCGGTCTCGCTCACCGAGCGCCTGTTCTCGGCCTTCGTCGCCAAGGATATGGAGCTGCTCGAGATCAATCCGCTGATCGTCACCAAGGACGGGAAGCTGCGCTGCCTCGACGCGAAAATCTCCTTCGACGACAATGCTCTCTATCGTCATCCCGACGTGGTCGCGCTACGCGACAAGACCGAGGAGGACGAAAAGGAGATCGAGGCCTCCAAATATGAGCTCGCCTATATCGCGCTCGACGGCACCATCGGCTGCATGGTCAACGGCGCCGGCCTCGCGATGGCGACGATGGACATCATCAAGCTCTATGGCGAGAACCCCGCCAACTTCCTCGACGTCGGCGGCGGCGCCACCAAGGAGAAGGTGACGGCCGCCTTCAAGATCATCACCGCCGATCCCAAGGTGAAGGGCATTCTCGTCAACATCTTCGGCGGCATCATGCGCTGCGACGTCATCGCCGAGGGCGTCATCGCCGCGGTGAAGGAAGTGGGCCTCGCGGTGCCGCTGGTGGTGCGCCTCGAGGGCACCAATGTCGATCTCGGCAAGGAAATCATTTCCAGCTCGGGCCTCGATGTGATTCCCGCCGACGATCTCGACGACGCCGCGCAGAAGATCGTCGCCGCCGTGCGCGGACGGAGCTGA
- a CDS encoding TetR/AcrR family transcriptional regulator: MRPEKLEKRSGEATRRRILAAAIARFAHASFEEVRLRDIAADVGVDVALVHRSFGSKEQLFAAAVVEACPAALLSADRSRLGAVFASFALESQQHDGLHIFIRSLTSPLARDLIRACCYRDFIGPLAAKLEGQASQQRAALFVSCLIGFSIMREVLRVEPLLADSDSGPMIQRLLAACLDEVGPLVASDQNSSQSS, from the coding sequence ATGCGGCCGGAAAAGTTGGAAAAGCGTTCGGGGGAGGCGACGCGGCGGCGTATTCTCGCCGCGGCCATCGCGCGTTTCGCGCATGCGTCCTTCGAGGAGGTGAGGCTGCGTGACATAGCCGCCGATGTCGGCGTCGATGTGGCGCTGGTGCATCGCTCTTTCGGCTCCAAGGAGCAGCTCTTCGCCGCCGCCGTCGTCGAGGCGTGTCCGGCGGCTCTCCTATCGGCGGATCGCAGCCGGCTCGGCGCGGTCTTCGCGAGCTTCGCGCTCGAATCGCAGCAGCATGACGGGCTGCATATTTTCATTCGCTCGCTGACGAGCCCGCTGGCGCGCGATCTCATTCGCGCCTGCTGCTATCGGGATTTCATCGGGCCGCTGGCCGCCAAGCTCGAGGGGCAGGCGTCGCAGCAGCGGGCGGCCCTGTTCGTCTCCTGCCTCATCGGCTTCTCCATCATGCGGGAGGTGCTGCGAGTGGAGCCGCTGCTCGCCGATAGCGACAGCGGGCCGATGATCCAGCGGCTGCTCGCAGCCTGCCTCGACGAGGTCGGACCGCTCGTTGCGAGCGATCAGAACTCCTCCCAATCGTCCTGA
- a CDS encoding methyl-accepting chemotaxis protein gives MRFDNLKLTTKSLLPLALTCLLFIGVTGLGVHRMSELGQRYQDLTEHSYAAVVKLLRSNRAITEFGLSVHQMIAYDADTPISRAAAQEAASVGPRVDTLLGEAMTLDPTHAAQIKGYRDRFAKVFEQAKPAIAIAQELPALELGARLKPHELEQLAKCVSLLRGADEEIRAIVDEMRSIYRAAEAEDKRVGEELRRQTEQTIWTMIGVGALAVLIGCAASLYISGRKIGAPIARLTGQMGDIAKGDLGAVVAGVERGDEVGAMARALDTFKRNAQELRAAESRAAEERRRGEEAEARRKAEQAVIEREREAALQAIGEGLEKLASKNLVYRLSDAMPQAYRRLQNDFNAAMSQLEAALGLVAGGAKAIDAGSSQIAVAADDLARRTEQQAASLEETAAALEEITTTVRKSAEGAVHASNIVGSTKMEAEKSGEIVRRAVDAMGRIERSSQQIGQIIGVIDEIAFQTNLLALNAGVEAARAGEAGKGFAVVASEVRALAQRSAEAAKEIKGLISTSTVEVDQGVDLVGATGKALDTIVAQVAEIDKVVADIAAGAREQATGLGEINTAVNQMDQNTQKNAAMVEETTAASHSLRKETEALTRSVASFELGEKHGSHAQSHASTPRAALKTVSAGRGGGAARKPQPAQDDWEEF, from the coding sequence ATGCGGTTCGACAATTTGAAGCTCACCACCAAGAGCCTTCTTCCCCTCGCTTTGACCTGTCTGCTCTTCATCGGCGTCACAGGGCTGGGCGTCCATCGCATGAGCGAGCTCGGACAGCGCTACCAGGATCTGACCGAGCATTCCTACGCCGCCGTGGTGAAGCTGCTGCGCTCCAATCGCGCCATCACCGAATTCGGCCTCTCTGTTCATCAGATGATCGCCTATGACGCGGACACGCCGATTTCGCGCGCCGCCGCGCAGGAGGCGGCCTCGGTCGGCCCGCGCGTCGACACGCTGCTCGGCGAGGCGATGACGCTCGACCCGACCCATGCGGCGCAGATCAAAGGCTATCGCGACCGCTTCGCCAAGGTCTTCGAGCAGGCGAAGCCCGCGATCGCAATCGCCCAGGAGCTGCCGGCGCTCGAGCTCGGCGCGCGCCTGAAGCCGCATGAGCTGGAGCAGCTCGCCAAATGCGTGTCGCTGCTGCGCGGCGCCGATGAGGAAATCCGCGCCATCGTCGATGAGATGCGCTCCATCTATAGAGCCGCCGAAGCGGAGGACAAGCGCGTCGGCGAGGAGCTGCGCCGCCAGACCGAGCAGACGATCTGGACGATGATCGGCGTCGGCGCCCTCGCCGTTCTCATCGGCTGCGCGGCGTCGCTGTATATTTCCGGCCGCAAGATCGGCGCGCCGATCGCGCGCCTCACCGGCCAGATGGGAGATATCGCCAAGGGCGATCTCGGCGCCGTCGTGGCGGGCGTCGAGCGCGGCGACGAGGTCGGCGCGATGGCGCGCGCGCTGGACACGTTCAAGCGCAATGCGCAGGAGCTGCGCGCCGCCGAGAGCCGCGCCGCCGAGGAGCGTCGTCGCGGCGAGGAGGCCGAGGCGCGGCGCAAGGCCGAGCAGGCCGTGATCGAGAGGGAGCGCGAGGCGGCGCTGCAGGCGATCGGCGAGGGTCTCGAGAAGCTCGCCTCCAAGAATCTCGTCTATCGGCTCTCCGACGCCATGCCCCAGGCCTATCGCCGGCTGCAGAATGATTTCAACGCGGCCATGAGCCAGCTGGAAGCCGCGCTCGGCCTCGTCGCCGGCGGCGCGAAGGCCATAGACGCCGGCTCCAGCCAGATCGCCGTCGCCGCCGACGATCTCGCCCGCCGCACCGAGCAGCAGGCGGCGAGCCTGGAAGAGACGGCCGCCGCGCTGGAAGAAATCACCACCACGGTGAGGAAGAGCGCCGAGGGCGCCGTTCACGCCAGCAATATCGTCGGCTCCACCAAGATGGAGGCCGAGAAGAGCGGCGAGATCGTCCGCCGGGCGGTGGACGCCATGGGCCGCATCGAGCGCTCCTCGCAGCAGATCGGCCAGATCATCGGCGTCATCGATGAGATCGCCTTCCAGACCAATCTCCTGGCGCTCAACGCCGGCGTCGAGGCGGCGCGCGCCGGCGAAGCCGGCAAGGGCTTTGCGGTGGTGGCCTCGGAAGTGCGCGCGCTGGCGCAGCGCTCCGCCGAGGCGGCCAAGGAGATCAAAGGCCTCATCTCCACCTCCACGGTAGAGGTGGATCAGGGCGTCGATCTGGTCGGCGCGACGGGCAAGGCGCTCGACACCATCGTCGCGCAGGTGGCGGAGATCGACAAGGTGGTCGCCGATATCGCCGCAGGCGCGCGCGAGCAGGCGACCGGCCTCGGCGAGATCAACACCGCTGTCAATCAGATGGACCAGAACACGCAGAAGAACGCCGCAATGGTGGAGGAGACCACCGCCGCCAGCCACAGCCTGCGCAAGGAGACGGAGGCGCTGACGCGCTCTGTGGCGAGCTTCGAGCTGGGCGAAAAGCATGGCTCGCACGCCCAATCGCACGCCAGCACGCCGCGGGCGGCGCTGAAGACGGTCTCCGCCGGGCGTGGCGGCGGCGCGGCGCGCAAGCCGCAGCCGGCTCAGGACGATTGGGAGGAGTTCTGA
- a CDS encoding 30S ribosomal protein S2: protein MAIPDFTMRGLLESGAHFGHQSHRWNPKMAPYIFGARNNIHIIDLAQTVPLLHQALKVVSDTVARGGRVLFVGTKRQAQDQIADAAKRSAQYFINSRWLGGTLTNWKTISGSIQRLRKLDEQLGAGAAGVTKKERLLLTRERDKLEKALGGIKDMGGTPDLIFVIDTNKEQLAIKEANRLKIPVVAILDTNCDPDGITFPIPGNDDAGRAIALYCDLIARAAIDGISRSQGLSGLDVGALEQPTAEPALGRVHADLRSTDEVVADAAAAEVEIALEPFELLSAPRGAPDDLAKLHGVGPQLVKKLNDGGIFHYWQIAALTPADLEKLDQDLKLNGRIARDGWVDQARSLASA, encoded by the coding sequence ATGGCGATTCCTGATTTCACCATGCGCGGCCTGCTCGAGTCCGGCGCTCATTTCGGCCACCAGTCGCATCGCTGGAACCCGAAGATGGCTCCCTATATCTTCGGCGCCCGCAACAACATCCACATCATCGACCTCGCCCAGACGGTGCCGCTGCTGCATCAGGCGCTGAAGGTCGTCTCCGACACTGTGGCGCGCGGCGGCCGTGTGCTCTTCGTCGGCACCAAGCGTCAGGCGCAGGATCAGATCGCCGACGCCGCCAAGCGCAGCGCGCAATATTTCATCAACTCCCGTTGGCTGGGCGGCACGCTCACCAATTGGAAGACCATCTCCGGCTCCATCCAGCGCCTGCGCAAGCTCGACGAGCAGCTCGGCGCCGGCGCCGCGGGCGTCACCAAGAAAGAGCGTCTGCTGCTCACCCGCGAGCGCGACAAGCTCGAGAAGGCGCTGGGCGGCATCAAGGACATGGGCGGCACGCCCGATCTCATCTTCGTGATCGACACCAATAAGGAGCAGCTGGCGATCAAGGAGGCCAACCGCCTGAAGATCCCGGTGGTGGCGATCCTCGACACCAATTGCGATCCGGACGGCATCACCTTCCCGATCCCCGGCAACGACGACGCCGGAAGGGCCATTGCGCTCTATTGCGATCTCATCGCCCGCGCCGCGATCGACGGCATCTCGCGCAGCCAGGGCCTCTCGGGCCTCGATGTCGGCGCCTTGGAGCAGCCGACGGCGGAGCCGGCGCTCGGCCGCGTTCATGCCGATCTGCGCTCGACCGATGAGGTCGTCGCCGATGCGGCGGCCGCCGAGGTCGAGATCGCGCTCGAGCCCTTCGAGCTGCTCTCCGCTCCGCGCGGCGCGCCGGACGATCTCGCCAAGCTGCATGGCGTCGGCCCGCAGCTGGTCAAGAAGCTCAATGACGGCGGCATCTTCCATTATTGGCAGATCGCGGCGCTGACGCCCGCGGATCTCGAGAAGCTCGATCAGGACCTCAAGCTCAACGGCCGCATCGCCCGCGACGGCTGGGTCGATCAGGCGCGCTCGCTGGCTTCGGCCTGA
- a CDS encoding tetratricopeptide repeat protein has protein sequence MNRFFSSDAPGRRRVRSFSTRAAYAAAAFCALSLGVDDFAGKISFVGEGSAHARESTLSIATPFEVGESASGNYLAAIVAGAERDTLAASTFFREALRNDPRNRELTERAFVAALANGNMQEAFALAARVATFDKNNGLANLTLGVEAIKAKKFAKARAVLAKGGLDRKHDVTSTLLTAWAYAGAGETRQALATADKLKEDAFAVFRDYHAALIVDSAKNSDKAEATKRFKSAYGSERNTLRLVDAYARFLVSHGSREEARRVYRAFDDLAPRHPIVTAAIGDIDSGKPLAPFVRDADAGAAEVLYGLGAIGGRQGDELASLIYLRLSLFLAPDNALATITLADIYERMKQEEIAIDLYDSVPKDSPLRVNADVQAALLLETLGKTKEATDHLQAVIVEHPKDQEALTALGNIQRSRKLFADSVTTYTKVLDLQPQTDKSQWLLYYYRGIANERRKNWPIAEADLKKALELYPDQPLVLNYLGYSWVDQGVNLDEAFKMLRRAVDLRARDGYVVDSLGWAYYRLGRYDEAVRELEKAVDLKPSDPVINDHLGDAYWRVNRKLEARFQWNHARDMSPDPDDLPKILEKIDKGLTEASPIASDQSKKKNGG, from the coding sequence GTGAACAGATTCTTCTCGTCCGATGCGCCTGGACGGCGCCGCGTTCGCTCTTTCTCGACCCGCGCGGCCTATGCCGCCGCGGCGTTTTGCGCGCTTTCGCTCGGGGTCGATGATTTCGCCGGCAAAATCTCCTTCGTCGGCGAGGGCTCGGCTCACGCCCGCGAATCGACTCTCTCCATCGCGACGCCCTTCGAGGTCGGCGAGAGCGCGTCCGGCAATTATCTCGCCGCCATCGTCGCCGGGGCGGAACGCGACACGCTCGCGGCCTCGACATTTTTCCGCGAGGCGCTGCGCAATGATCCGCGCAATCGCGAGCTGACCGAGCGCGCCTTCGTCGCCGCTCTCGCCAATGGCAATATGCAGGAGGCCTTCGCCCTCGCCGCCCGCGTCGCGACCTTCGACAAAAACAATGGCCTCGCCAATCTGACGCTGGGCGTCGAAGCGATAAAGGCCAAGAAATTCGCCAAGGCGCGCGCCGTCCTCGCCAAGGGCGGGCTCGACCGCAAACATGACGTCACCTCCACGCTGCTCACCGCCTGGGCCTATGCCGGCGCCGGCGAGACCCGCCAAGCGCTGGCGACGGCCGACAAGCTCAAGGAAGACGCCTTCGCCGTCTTCCGCGACTATCATGCGGCGCTCATCGTCGATTCGGCGAAGAACAGCGACAAGGCCGAGGCGACCAAACGCTTCAAATCCGCCTATGGCTCCGAGCGCAACACGCTGCGCCTCGTCGACGCCTATGCGCGCTTTCTCGTCTCGCATGGCAGCCGTGAGGAGGCGCGGCGCGTCTATCGCGCCTTCGACGATCTCGCCCCGCGTCATCCCATCGTCACCGCGGCGATCGGCGACATCGATTCGGGCAAGCCGCTCGCCCCCTTCGTTCGCGACGCCGACGCCGGCGCGGCCGAGGTTCTCTATGGTCTCGGCGCGATCGGCGGCCGCCAGGGCGACGAGCTCGCCTCGCTGATCTATCTGCGCCTCTCGCTCTTCCTCGCGCCCGACAATGCGCTGGCGACGATCACCCTCGCCGACATTTACGAGCGCATGAAGCAGGAGGAGATCGCCATCGATCTCTATGACAGCGTGCCGAAGGACAGCCCGCTGCGCGTCAACGCCGATGTGCAGGCGGCGCTGCTGCTGGAGACGCTCGGCAAGACGAAGGAAGCGACCGACCACCTCCAGGCGGTCATCGTCGAGCATCCCAAGGATCAGGAGGCGCTGACCGCGCTCGGCAACATCCAGCGCTCGCGCAAGCTGTTCGCCGATTCGGTCACCACCTACACCAAGGTGCTGGACCTGCAGCCGCAGACCGACAAGAGCCAATGGCTGCTCTACTATTATCGCGGCATCGCCAATGAGCGCCGCAAGAACTGGCCGATCGCCGAGGCCGATCTCAAAAAGGCGCTGGAGCTCTATCCCGATCAGCCGCTGGTCCTGAACTACCTCGGCTATTCCTGGGTGGATCAGGGCGTCAATCTCGACGAGGCGTTCAAAATGTTGCGCCGCGCCGTCGATCTGCGCGCCCGCGACGGCTATGTCGTCGACAGTCTCGGCTGGGCCTATTACCGGCTCGGCCGCTATGACGAGGCGGTGCGCGAGCTCGAGAAGGCGGTCGATCTCAAGCCCTCCGATCCGGTCATCAACGACCATCTCGGCGACGCCTATTGGCGCGTCAATCGCAAGCTCGAGGCGCGCTTCCAATGGAATCACGCGCGCGACATGAGCCCCGATCCCGATGATCTGCCGAAGATCCTCGAGAAGATCGACAAGGGCCTCACCGAGGCCTCGCCCATCGCCAGCGATCAGAGCAAGAAGAAGAACGGCGGCTGA
- a CDS encoding outer membrane protein produces MLIKNSLSALAVAAALSVGAAHAADLPYRKDAPAFAPPPPVFSWTGAYVGLNVGGGFKADNSFGGDVSGVVGGGQIGYNYQISPLFVVGIETDFQGTSLRSNIGFRNVSLPWFGTVRGRAGFALLDSKLFVYGTGGFAYGELNSPFSSDVHTGWTAGGGLEYAFLPNWSAKVEYLYTDLERNGGFAFGPQRAKFHTVRAGINYHFNLF; encoded by the coding sequence ATGCTTATCAAGAACAGCCTTTCGGCTCTCGCGGTCGCCGCCGCTCTCTCCGTCGGCGCCGCTCACGCCGCCGACCTGCCCTATCGCAAGGATGCGCCGGCCTTCGCGCCGCCGCCGCCGGTCTTCTCCTGGACGGGCGCCTATGTCGGCCTCAATGTCGGCGGCGGCTTCAAGGCGGACAACAGCTTCGGCGGCGACGTCAGCGGCGTCGTGGGCGGCGGCCAGATCGGCTACAACTACCAGATCTCGCCGCTCTTCGTCGTCGGCATCGAGACCGACTTCCAGGGCACGAGCCTGCGCTCCAACATCGGCTTCCGCAACGTCAGCCTGCCCTGGTTCGGCACGGTGCGCGGCCGCGCCGGCTTCGCTTTGCTCGACTCGAAGCTCTTCGTCTATGGCACGGGCGGCTTCGCCTATGGCGAGCTGAACTCGCCCTTCAGCAGCGACGTGCACACCGGCTGGACCGCCGGCGGCGGCTTGGAATACGCCTTCCTGCCGAACTGGTCGGCCAAGGTCGAGTATCTCTACACCGACCTCGAGCGCAATGGCGGCTTCGCCTTCGGTCCGCAGCGCGCCAAGTTCCACACGGTCCGCGCCGGCATCAACTACCACTTCAACCTGTTCTAG
- a CDS encoding EVE domain-containing protein — MAHWLFKSEPKTWSWDQQVAAGAKGTFWNGVRNHLAKKQLMAMQIGERGFFYHSNEDKAVVGVVEVIKTYYPDHTDESGKFGMVDIKAVAPFARPVTLAEIKSDPRLSEMVLVNNSRLSVQPVSEEEWKLILSLGGVDAL, encoded by the coding sequence ATGGCGCATTGGCTGTTCAAGAGCGAGCCCAAGACCTGGTCCTGGGACCAGCAGGTCGCCGCCGGGGCGAAAGGCACCTTCTGGAACGGCGTGCGCAACCATCTCGCCAAGAAGCAGCTGATGGCGATGCAGATCGGCGAGCGCGGCTTCTTCTACCATTCCAACGAGGACAAGGCCGTCGTCGGCGTGGTGGAGGTCATCAAGACCTATTATCCCGACCATACGGATGAGAGCGGCAAATTCGGAATGGTCGATATAAAGGCCGTCGCGCCTTTCGCGCGGCCGGTGACGCTCGCCGAGATCAAGTCCGATCCGCGCCTTTCCGAAATGGTGCTGGTCAATAATTCGCGGCTATCGGTGCAGCCCGTCTCCGAGGAGGAGTGGAAGCTCATTCTCTCGCTCGGCGGCGTGGACGCGCTCTAG